ATTCCACTTCGACCACCATTGCTTTTCTGGTTGGCGAAGATTTGGGTATGTATCTCGACCAACATGGAAAGAAATTCATTGATAATCTGATGCGCGTCTATACCAAGGAAATCGTCTGGAACACCGACAGCGCCGTGTCTCCCCGCCGATACACTATAACTGGAGTTGGTGAGGAGGCAATTCGGGAAAGCCTTTTTTCCGAAGCACCGCCAGCTTAGGTTTTTTACTCCAGACGCTGGCTAATTGGATACTTGCCCGGACCAGATTGACAAAAGAAAAGTTTATATGGTACATTTCTTTCCGAAATTAAGAAGGATTGAATGGCGCGAGCGTCAAAAAAACTCAACGGGATAGGACCGTTGGGTTTTTTACTTGTTACCGCTTTTCGCCAAACCCCGGTTACGCTACTTTCACACACAGCGCCAGGGAATGGCGGGAGACATAAGGGTTGCCTATACAACCGGAGCGGTGACCCGTAAACCAGGGAGGTGTTAGGGTGTTTGCGATCATGGAAACAAATGGAAAACAGTATCCCGTGCGGGAAGGAAGCATGATTCAGTTGGACAGTTCTAGTAAGGAGCGTGGCCAGGAAATAGTTTTTGACCGGATTCTGATGATTCGTAACGGGGAGCAGGTGGATTTTGGAACCCCTTTCCTGAAAAATGCCCGGGTAAGGGGACGAGTTATGAGAACCGGTAAGGCCCGTAAGGTTGTGGTATTCAAGTATAAACCGAAAAAAAATTACCGGAAGAAAACCGGCCACCGACAGCCTTTGATGCTGGTACGGATCGACTCGATCGAAAATTGAAGCTTTCCATGACTGGGTAGGAAACTGGATCTTCGAAACGAAGGCCGTGGAACAAAACCTGTAAGGAAGGTGGTATGGTCATGGCCCATAAAAAATCGGGCGGTAGTGCGAAAAACGGCCGGGACAGCAACGCAAAAAGACTCGGCGTAAAAGCGTTCAGTGGACAGTTCGTAAGGGCGGGAAGCATTATTGTCCGTCAGCGGGGAACCAAGATCCGGTCCGGAATGAATACCGGCCTGGGGCGAGACTATACCCTTTTCGCCACCCGGGATGGCTTTGTTGATTTCCATGAAAATAAAGGAAAGAAAACCGTTTCGGTGCTTGAAAGACAGCCGACAGTTGAGTCATGAGGTAATCATTGTTTATCGATCGTGCTCAGTTATTCATTGAATCTGGAAAGGGTGGTGATGGTGCAGTCAGTTTCCGACGGGAAAAATATGTTCCCCGCGGAGGCCCGAATGGTGGGCGGGGCGGAAACGGTGGAAATGTGATCTTGCGGGCTTCCGGCCGGAAAAACACCTTATACGATCTCACTTTCCAGTCCAGGTATCAGGCTCAGCCTGGTATATCCGGTCGAGGAAACAACCGATCCGGAGCAAATGGACAGGATTGCATCATCGAGGTTCCGATAGGAACACAGATCTTTGACGAGGCCAGCGGCCAGATGTTGGCCGACTTGCTTCAGGAGAACGATACGGTGATTGTGGCCCGGGGTGGTCGAGGAGGGCGGGGAAACGCGACGTTCCGGACATCGGTCAACCGAGCCCCCCGATTTGCCGAAAAAGGTGAACCCGGAAAGGGACGCCTTATTCGGCTGGATTTAAAGCTGATTGCCGACGTCGGCATCGCCGGGCTTCCGAACGCTGGAAAATCGACCTTTCTGGCTGCCGTCACCCGAGCTAAACCGCTCATAGCGGAATATCCTTTTTCCACCCTTCAACCGAACCTGGGCATGGTCGAACGCCACGGTCAAAGACTTATGTTGGTTGATATTCCAGGCATTATCCAAGGCGCACACCAAGGAATAGGCTTGGGGCTCCAGTTTCTACGCCATATCGAACGGACCCGCTTCTTGCTTTTCCTAATCGATGTTTCACCCCATGCCAATGTGAGTCCCCGTGAGGCCTACGGAGTGTTGAAAGATGAGTGCAGCCGGTATTCCTTGACCTTGGCTGAAAAACCCTATGCTGTAGTCGGGACCAAGCTCGACCTCGCAAAAGACCGCCGCGGTCTGAACGAGCTTGAGCAGATTGCCTTGGCAAACCAACTTCCGATCTTTGGAATATCCGCACCGACCGGCTTAGGGATTGCTGAGCTTCTCGATTTTCTGGTGCTTAAATTAAGTGAGCTGCCGAAAGGCGAGGCAGTCTCGACTGTTTCCCACGAGCTCGTACCCCAACCCATGGTTTTAACCGAAAAAGAATACCGTTTTCAATCTCCATTTCTGGAAGGGATCCTCCGGGAAACCGAGCCCCTCGACAAAGAGGGTCTGACCCTGCTGAACCGGAAATTGCAAGAAACCGACTTTATCCGTTATCTAAAGCCTCTCCGGGAAAACTCGATCGTAAATGTCGGCTCTATCAGATTCGTCTGGGATGGACGGAAGCTCAAGCTCTCCGAATCCAGTTCAGAAAATGTTCAGTGATTGGACGAAACTCATTGTTGTAAAAGTCGGTTCATCGTTGTTGGTTGACGGAAACAATATCAGCCGGGATCGGCTCGGGCAACTTGCTGAAAATATCGTCAGGATCCGCCAGAGAGGCAAGCAGATGATCCTGGTTTCCTCCGGGGCCATGGCTTGCGGGATGAGTGTCATGGGGATCCGGGAAATGCGCCGGGATATTCCCTTCAAACAAGCCATGGCGGCAATCGGACAGGTTATTCTTATGGAACGCTATTCAGAGGTCTTTGCCAGCCACTCGGTCCCGGTTGCCCAAGTTCTCCTTGCTCCGGAAGATACCCACAATCGTTCAAAATATCTCAATGTCCGGAATACGTTTGAAAGCTTGCTCACCCTTGGCGTTTTACCCATTGTCAACGAAAACGATACTGTAGCAGTGGAAGAAATCAAGTTCGGGGACAATGACCGGCTTTCTGCGTTGGTCGCTTCACTGGTCGATGCGCACTTGTTGGTGATCCTCTCGGATATCGAGGGCCTGTATACCACCGATCCGAAAAAGGACCCCCACGCGACTTTCATTCGCAAAGTCGATTACATCGATAAGATGATCGAAGACATGGCCGGTGGACAAGGCAGTGTTTTCTCTGCCGGTGGGATGAAAAGCAAGATCACTGCCGCCCGTATCGCCACATGGTCCGGTATTGGCACAATCATCGCCTCCGGAAAAGACTTCTCGATCCTTTCCGACATTCTATCCGGTAAGGAACGAGGGACTTATTTTTCACCACTTCCCAAGGCTCTGCGCAGTCGCAAAAGGTGGATTGGATTCGGCATGATATGCCAGGGAACAATCATAGTCGATGAGGGAGCGGAAAAAGCCATTTCTGGAAACAAAAGCCTCCTTCCGGCCGGCATCACCGGTAGCGTAGGAAGTTTCGAGCCGGGGGACTGCGTTGAAATCCGTGGAAAAAGCGGAAGATTGATCGCCCGGGGATTAGTGAATTATTCATCGGATGAATTGAAGGCGATCAGTGGGTGCCATTCCGATCAACTCCAAAAAAAGTGGCCGGACAGGGTGGCTTCTCCGGAGGTCGTCCACGTGGATAATTTGGCTCTTTTTCCCGAAGATGAGGCCAAGGGAGAAAGGGAATCGCGATAACAGCAATCGATTGTATTTCATTACCGGAAAAAAAGGGGGGGGCTGATCATGGTTAGCCGGTTCCATGACTTAGTCCGAGCGGTGAAAAAAGCTTCATATATCCTGATGAATGCAACGGCAGAGCAAAAAAACACATTTCTGGAAGTTCTGGCTGGAAGACTAGGGGAAGAGTCAGGAAATATTCTCATTGAAAATAAACGAGACCTTACCGCGGCGCGGATGGAAGGGATGAAGGTTTCTCTTACCGATCGTCTGGTGCTTGATGAAAAAAGGATCCAGGCCATGGTCGATGGATTACGAAATGTGGCCTTGCTCCCCGACCCGATCGGTGAAATCGTTTCCGGGGTGACCCGGCCCAATGGACTGATTATCGAGCGCATCAGGGTTCCTCTTGGCGTTATCGCCATTATCTACGAAGCCAGACCCAATGTAACCATCGACAGTGTCGCCCTGGGTGTGAAAGCGGGGAACGCCCTCGTTCTGCGGGGCAGCCATTCGGCTCGCCACTCCAATCGAGTCCTGGCCGACCTCTCCCGTCGTTGCCTGGGGGAAACGGGCTTGCCGGAGAACGCTGTTTTGCTCATCGAGAGCGAAAGTCACCAGGACGTCCAAGAGCTTCTTTCGTTGCGCGACTGTATCGATGTAGCTATACCCCGGGGGGGGGCGGGACTGATCCAGTCAGTCATAGAACACTCGCACATCCCGGTGATCGAGACCGGAGTAGGTAACTGTCATGTCTATATCGAAGCGAGCGCGGATTTCCCCATGGCCGAAGCTATTCTGATCAACGCGAAAACTCAACGGCCCAGCGTGTGTAACGCTGCGGAAACTCTGTTAGTCGACGAAGCCATCGCTCAGGGTTTTCTTCCTCCTTTAGCCGAAGCTCTGGGGGCGCGGGGAGTGGAGTTAAGGGGATGCGAAAAGACCATGGCCATTCTTCCTCAAGCCAAACCAGCAAGCGAGGAGGATTGGTGGTGTGAATTTCTGGATCTCATCCTGAGTGTGAAGATCGTTTCCGGGATCAATGAAGCAATCAGCCATATCCATCATTACGGCTCCCGTCATTCTGAGGCTATCGTAACCAGCGATTACCGTCAGGCTCGCCGTTTTCTGGCAGAAGTCGATGCGGCAGCGGTGTACGTGAACGCCTCGACCCGTTTTACTGACGGTGAACAGTTTGGCTTGGGTGCCGAAATAGGGATCAGCACCCAGAAACTCCATGCCCGGGGACCTATGGGTTTACGGGAATTGACGACAACGAAGTACATCGTATACGGGAATGGTCAGATACGACAATAAACAGGATAGTTCTTTCTTGGTGAGGAGCTGAAAATCTTGCCGAAAAAGGGTATCATGGGCGGCACCTTCGATCCCATTCACCACGGCCATTTGGTCGCCGCGGAAGAGGTCAGAGATTTTTTTCATCTGGAGGAGGTTGTTTTTGTCCCGTCAGCCCGACCGCCGCACAAGCTTAATCAGCACATTTCCGACCCAATTCATCGCCATCTGATGTGTGTGCTGGCCACTATCAGTAATCCGCATTTCATCGTTTCGTCAGTTGAAATCGAACGGAAGGGTCAATCCTATTCCATTGAGACCATTCGATATTTTAAGAAACAATGGGGAGGAAAAACCGAAATATTCTTTATCGCCGGAGCCGATGCCTTTTCCCAAATTAGCACCTGGAACAATTCATCAAGCCTCCTTGAGGTGTGCACATTTGTCGTCACGACCCGGCCGGGATTTATGTTCTCCTCCTTATCGGATCAATTCCGGGAAAATGTCAAGACCATTGAAGTGTCCGCCCTGGCGATTTCATCTTCAGAGATCCGCCGGCGGGTGTCTCGGAAAGAAACCATAAAATATCTCTTGCCGGAAGCGGTGGAAGACTATATTTACAAGAACGGACTTTATTGTGAGGTCCGCTGAAGTTCGCCGTCTCTGGCTTGTATGCCCGCACCCAAGTGCTATGACCACTGTCTCGTAACGGTGAAGAAAGTGAGGCGTCGAACAAGTCGGTATGGCTTGGACGCGGGTAAGTCTACCCGGCCGATCTCTATAAACCAGGCGTTTTATGCGTTTATGCCGCCTCGGTTTTCATGGCCGCTAATTTCGGCGGAACGGATTGGCTAGTTCTGATG
This is a stretch of genomic DNA from Atribacteraceae bacterium. It encodes these proteins:
- a CDS encoding glutamate-5-semialdehyde dehydrogenase, yielding MVSRFHDLVRAVKKASYILMNATAEQKNTFLEVLAGRLGEESGNILIENKRDLTAARMEGMKVSLTDRLVLDEKRIQAMVDGLRNVALLPDPIGEIVSGVTRPNGLIIERIRVPLGVIAIIYEARPNVTIDSVALGVKAGNALVLRGSHSARHSNRVLADLSRRCLGETGLPENAVLLIESESHQDVQELLSLRDCIDVAIPRGGAGLIQSVIEHSHIPVIETGVGNCHVYIEASADFPMAEAILINAKTQRPSVCNAAETLLVDEAIAQGFLPPLAEALGARGVELRGCEKTMAILPQAKPASEEDWWCEFLDLILSVKIVSGINEAISHIHHYGSRHSEAIVTSDYRQARRFLAEVDAAAVYVNASTRFTDGEQFGLGAEIGISTQKLHARGPMGLRELTTTKYIVYGNGQIRQ
- the proB gene encoding glutamate 5-kinase codes for the protein MFSDWTKLIVVKVGSSLLVDGNNISRDRLGQLAENIVRIRQRGKQMILVSSGAMACGMSVMGIREMRRDIPFKQAMAAIGQVILMERYSEVFASHSVPVAQVLLAPEDTHNRSKYLNVRNTFESLLTLGVLPIVNENDTVAVEEIKFGDNDRLSALVASLVDAHLLVILSDIEGLYTTDPKKDPHATFIRKVDYIDKMIEDMAGGQGSVFSAGGMKSKITAARIATWSGIGTIIASGKDFSILSDILSGKERGTYFSPLPKALRSRKRWIGFGMICQGTIIVDEGAEKAISGNKSLLPAGITGSVGSFEPGDCVEIRGKSGRLIARGLVNYSSDELKAISGCHSDQLQKKWPDRVASPEVVHVDNLALFPEDEAKGERESR
- the rpmA gene encoding 50S ribosomal protein L27; the protein is MAHKKSGGSAKNGRDSNAKRLGVKAFSGQFVRAGSIIVRQRGTKIRSGMNTGLGRDYTLFATRDGFVDFHENKGKKTVSVLERQPTVES
- the obgE gene encoding GTPase ObgE; translation: MFIDRAQLFIESGKGGDGAVSFRREKYVPRGGPNGGRGGNGGNVILRASGRKNTLYDLTFQSRYQAQPGISGRGNNRSGANGQDCIIEVPIGTQIFDEASGQMLADLLQENDTVIVARGGRGGRGNATFRTSVNRAPRFAEKGEPGKGRLIRLDLKLIADVGIAGLPNAGKSTFLAAVTRAKPLIAEYPFSTLQPNLGMVERHGQRLMLVDIPGIIQGAHQGIGLGLQFLRHIERTRFLLFLIDVSPHANVSPREAYGVLKDECSRYSLTLAEKPYAVVGTKLDLAKDRRGLNELEQIALANQLPIFGISAPTGLGIAELLDFLVLKLSELPKGEAVSTVSHELVPQPMVLTEKEYRFQSPFLEGILRETEPLDKEGLTLLNRKLQETDFIRYLKPLRENSIVNVGSIRFVWDGRKLKLSESSSENVQ
- the rplU gene encoding 50S ribosomal protein L21, translating into MFAIMETNGKQYPVREGSMIQLDSSSKERGQEIVFDRILMIRNGEQVDFGTPFLKNARVRGRVMRTGKARKVVVFKYKPKKNYRKKTGHRQPLMLVRIDSIEN
- the nadD gene encoding nicotinate-nucleotide adenylyltransferase — encoded protein: MPKKGIMGGTFDPIHHGHLVAAEEVRDFFHLEEVVFVPSARPPHKLNQHISDPIHRHLMCVLATISNPHFIVSSVEIERKGQSYSIETIRYFKKQWGGKTEIFFIAGADAFSQISTWNNSSSLLEVCTFVVTTRPGFMFSSLSDQFRENVKTIEVSALAISSSEIRRRVSRKETIKYLLPEAVEDYIYKNGLYCEVR